The Bryobacteraceae bacterium genome includes a window with the following:
- a CDS encoding transcriptional regulator: MLGKTSISAIRALLFLAQQNDGGWWSPRRLAAELGESPTYLAKILRQLARARIVDVARGVHGGVHLAREPRQVTLLEVVEACQGAVVGDYCRSGREQSQVCGFHLAALELHTAIEKVLARWTLARLLEKPESSSSGRGAIPCLMQGVTVMGCRTGCRKASAQAKK; the protein is encoded by the coding sequence ATGCTCGGCAAGACCTCCATCTCGGCGATCCGCGCGCTGCTGTTCCTGGCGCAGCAGAATGACGGCGGCTGGTGGAGCCCGCGGCGGCTTGCCGCGGAGCTGGGCGAATCGCCAACGTACCTGGCGAAGATCCTGCGTCAACTGGCGAGAGCGCGCATTGTCGATGTGGCGCGGGGCGTGCACGGGGGCGTGCATCTGGCGCGGGAGCCGCGGCAGGTGACGCTGCTCGAGGTCGTGGAAGCCTGCCAGGGCGCTGTAGTGGGGGACTATTGCAGGTCGGGACGGGAGCAGAGCCAGGTGTGCGGATTCCATCTGGCTGCGCTGGAGCTGCACACGGCGATCGAGAAAGTGCTGGCGCGCTGGACGCTGGCGCGGCTTCTGGAGAAGCCGGAATCTTCCTCCAGCGGCAGAGGGGCCATTCCCTGCCTGATGCAGGGCGTGACAGTCATGGGATGCAGGACTGGATGCCGCAAGGCATCCGCACAGGCGAAGAAGTAG